From the Paludibacterium paludis genome, one window contains:
- the galU gene encoding UTP--glucose-1-phosphate uridylyltransferase GalU: MKKITKAVFPVAGMGTRFLPATKASPKEMLPVVDKPLIQYAVEEAIAAGITELIFITGRNKRSIEDHFDKAYELETELENKNKQKLLDIVQGIIPRSVTCIYIRQPVALGLGHAVLCAQPVVGDEPFAVILADDLIDAEPGAMEQMVEVFDETHASVLGVETVAPEDTGSYGIVKVEGDASGTGAQRVVQIVEKPRPENAPSNLAVVGRYILTPRIFDKLLNTTAGAGGEIQLTDGIAALLREEPVLALPFSGTRFDCGSKLGYLKATVSYGLKHHEVGGEFADYLAKLGSQ; this comes from the coding sequence ATGAAAAAAATCACCAAAGCCGTTTTCCCGGTCGCCGGGATGGGAACCCGATTTTTGCCGGCCACCAAGGCCAGCCCCAAGGAAATGCTGCCGGTCGTCGATAAACCCCTGATCCAGTACGCGGTCGAGGAAGCCATCGCCGCCGGAATCACCGAACTGATCTTCATTACCGGCCGCAACAAGCGTTCCATCGAGGATCATTTCGACAAGGCCTACGAGCTCGAAACCGAGCTGGAGAACAAGAACAAGCAAAAGCTGCTGGACATCGTACAGGGCATCATCCCCCGCTCGGTGACCTGCATCTACATTCGCCAGCCGGTCGCGCTGGGGCTTGGCCATGCGGTTCTGTGCGCCCAGCCGGTGGTCGGCGATGAGCCGTTTGCCGTGATTCTCGCCGACGATCTGATCGATGCCGAGCCGGGCGCGATGGAGCAGATGGTCGAAGTGTTCGACGAAACCCACGCTTCGGTGCTGGGGGTGGAAACCGTCGCGCCGGAGGATACCGGTTCCTATGGCATCGTCAAGGTCGAGGGCGACGCGAGTGGCACCGGCGCCCAGCGCGTGGTGCAGATCGTCGAAAAACCCCGCCCGGAAAATGCTCCTTCCAACCTCGCCGTGGTAGGCAGGTATATTCTTACCCCGCGTATTTTTGATAAACTCCTGAACACAACGGCAGGGGCAGGGGGAGAAATCCAGCTGACCGACGGTATCGCCGCGCTGCTCCGGGAAGAACCGGTGCTGGCCCTGCCGTTCAGTGGCACCCGTTTTGATTGCGGATCGAAGCTTGGTTACCTCAAGGCAACCGTCAGTTACGGACTCAAGCATCACGAAGTGGGTGGCGAATTCGCCGACTATCTGGCGAAGCTTGGATCGCAGTAA
- a CDS encoding hypoxanthine-guanine phosphoribosyltransferase, giving the protein MANVAEALGILNSSDILFTEQEVSAAVDRMAEEITAKLGGEYPLVLSVMGGAVVFTGQLLPRLKFPLDFDYVHVSRYGDKTQGGELVWKQAPKEDVQDRVVLVLDDILDEGHTMAAIRDKVLEMGAKAFYSGVFANKLINKAKPMAADFVGLDVPDRYVFGYGMDVRGAWRNLAAIHALK; this is encoded by the coding sequence ATGGCCAACGTTGCCGAAGCCCTTGGCATTCTCAATAGCTCTGACATTCTTTTCACGGAACAGGAAGTCAGCGCCGCCGTCGACCGCATGGCCGAAGAAATCACGGCGAAACTGGGCGGCGAATACCCGCTGGTACTGTCCGTGATGGGGGGCGCGGTGGTGTTCACCGGCCAATTGCTGCCCCGTCTGAAATTCCCCCTGGATTTCGACTACGTGCATGTTTCCCGCTACGGCGACAAGACCCAGGGCGGCGAACTGGTCTGGAAGCAGGCACCGAAGGAGGATGTCCAGGATCGCGTGGTGCTGGTGCTCGATGACATCCTCGATGAAGGCCATACCATGGCCGCCATCCGCGACAAGGTTCTGGAAATGGGCGCCAAGGCGTTCTACAGCGGCGTGTTCGCCAACAAGCTGATCAACAAGGCCAAGCCGATGGCCGCGGACTTTGTCGGTCTTGACGTGCCCGACCGCTATGTCTTCGGTTACGGCATGGACGTGCGCGGCGCCTGGCGCAACCTCGCCGCCATCCACGCCCTGAAATAA
- a CDS encoding GntR family transcriptional regulator, whose product MSDSARGHSAQTLTASTTETLRQRLLSGEWPGGTQLRQEALSRELGVSRVPVREALRQLEAEGLVEIVEHRGAVVAELSLDEILELLRVRALLECDILLEAVPRQTRGDLETAESLLGQFKAALDARDVSRWGLLNAEFHLTLYRAAGRPHTLAMIGQLLNRTDRYTRIQIMLTDCCEQSYREHAELLALCRGKDAVSAAASLRKHILDAGPALAAHYPQQRSGIATRRSRTRNLPE is encoded by the coding sequence ATGTCGGACTCCGCTCGCGGTCACAGTGCGCAAACCCTTACGGCATCAACGACAGAAACCCTGCGGCAACGCCTGTTGAGCGGGGAGTGGCCCGGCGGTACCCAGCTGCGTCAGGAGGCCTTGTCCCGCGAGCTTGGCGTCAGCCGCGTTCCGGTCCGCGAAGCGCTCAGGCAGCTGGAGGCCGAGGGACTCGTGGAGATTGTCGAGCATCGCGGCGCGGTGGTCGCCGAGTTGTCGCTGGATGAGATTCTCGAGCTGCTGCGGGTTCGGGCCTTGCTCGAGTGCGACATCCTGCTCGAAGCGGTTCCGCGGCAGACCCGGGGCGATCTGGAAACGGCGGAGTCGCTGCTGGGGCAATTCAAGGCGGCCCTGGATGCGCGCGACGTGTCCCGCTGGGGGTTGCTGAACGCGGAATTCCATCTGACGCTTTATCGCGCCGCGGGACGTCCTCATACCCTGGCCATGATCGGGCAGTTGCTCAATCGCACCGATCGCTATACCCGCATACAGATCATGTTGACCGATTGCTGCGAGCAGTCGTACCGCGAGCATGCCGAGCTGCTGGCGCTATGCCGCGGCAAGGACGCCGTGAGCGCCGCGGCCAGTTTGCGCAAGCACATTCTGGATGCCGGCCCCGCGCTCGCCGCCCACTATCCCCAACAACGCAGCGGGATCGCGACTCGCCGGTCGCGCACAAGGAATCTGCCGGAATGA